A stretch of Thermomicrobium roseum DSM 5159 DNA encodes these proteins:
- a CDS encoding DUF499 domain-containing protein has translation MAKTLAELCIPREWVFDPSVRDTVHDIDELDQLDPERFFAENYVTEGMRQLLSEAFKRLEGRTENASGIFLLSQSMGGGKTHNLLALGLLAKYPKWREPVMGSFYRPGPLGSVRVVAFSGRKTNTPYGIWGEIAERLNRREVLRDFYSPLRAPGVENWVELLRGDPVLLLLDELPPYFQAARAIQVGQTTLDHLTTVALANLLVAVASGKLPNVCVVLTDLRAQAYEAGSTAISEALRNLELEANRTATRIDPVRLNTAELYAILRQRLFKALPSDAEISEVADAYAQALEQARVLDLTAFPPQAVRSEILSSYPFHPGIRDLFARFRENPGFQQTRALIRIMRIVVAQLWSAGAARYKFLIGAHDVDLSRSDMISEIRQINAALENAIAHDIVDERGGAVAQQIDAELGGSGARDAATLIFLSSLSLAVNPVLGLDRSEIFGYLAEPGRDLTQVREALDRLQQRAWYLHPTAAGKLLFKNVENLNAKLESYARGLRDERELELRDRLREMFAPKVGNCYQVVEPLPALDQIQLSPERVTLIVFRPLPTALDEVRRWWENQQYKNRVLFLTGTPSGYERVIERAAYLRAIRQILQEFKQQNLPETDPQFIEALKIAEREESAFYLACRETFQILYYPHRTGLVQVELDPRYVANRYEGEQQIVEALKAVGKFREDTGPDSVGFRQLLESRLWPEGQKEVLWSEIKRRAATDAGWVLHHPRALDHLKDALVQRDIWRDIGGGYIQRGPFPKPKTSVQVQRLFRDHNTGEANLRIQPLHGDTIYYSFDGPPTTQSAKLEGNQLTTRALRIWFLAVDSRGEHETGEPVCWTNDLEVKYRFYQQGEQRMCELRAIPEGEIRYTLDGSSPERSGIRYEGPFPVPSNTRTILAQAVADGLRSPVLQIDVPMDPIRPTVDPRKPALWRRRHKLDDTGDTYRFLESIERHGARLRGITATVAREQRWAQLSADPQTEFTASQIREMLEALRQYIPSGLVTLDAEQVWTETGQQLLDLVADLRTELRSEEVQQ, from the coding sequence ATGGCCAAGACGCTCGCTGAACTGTGTATTCCGCGCGAATGGGTATTCGACCCGAGCGTTCGTGACACGGTCCATGACATTGACGAGCTGGATCAACTCGACCCGGAGCGCTTCTTCGCCGAGAACTATGTGACTGAGGGGATGCGGCAACTGCTCAGCGAGGCCTTCAAGCGTCTGGAGGGGCGGACCGAGAACGCTTCCGGTATCTTCTTACTCTCGCAGTCCATGGGTGGTGGCAAGACGCATAACCTGCTGGCACTTGGGCTCCTCGCCAAGTATCCCAAGTGGCGCGAGCCGGTCATGGGCTCCTTTTATCGACCAGGACCGCTCGGGTCGGTTCGGGTGGTTGCCTTCAGCGGACGGAAGACGAATACTCCCTACGGTATCTGGGGTGAGATCGCTGAACGACTGAACCGGCGGGAGGTGTTGCGCGACTTCTACAGTCCGCTCCGGGCACCGGGTGTGGAAAACTGGGTCGAGCTCTTGCGGGGTGATCCGGTTCTCCTGCTCCTCGACGAGTTGCCGCCCTATTTCCAGGCTGCGCGAGCGATTCAAGTCGGGCAAACGACGCTCGACCACCTGACTACCGTCGCTCTCGCCAATCTCCTGGTCGCCGTCGCCAGCGGGAAACTCCCGAACGTCTGTGTCGTTCTCACCGACCTGCGTGCCCAGGCCTACGAGGCGGGGAGCACGGCAATCTCGGAGGCGCTCCGCAATCTGGAGCTGGAGGCGAACCGCACTGCAACGCGGATCGATCCCGTTCGCTTGAATACGGCCGAGTTGTACGCGATCCTGAGACAACGACTCTTCAAGGCCCTTCCCTCGGATGCGGAGATCAGCGAGGTTGCAGACGCCTACGCCCAAGCACTCGAGCAGGCGCGCGTGCTCGACTTGACTGCGTTCCCGCCACAAGCCGTGCGGAGCGAGATCCTGTCTTCGTACCCCTTCCATCCGGGGATCCGCGACCTTTTCGCCCGCTTTCGCGAGAATCCTGGCTTTCAGCAAACACGTGCGCTGATTCGCATCATGCGGATTGTCGTCGCGCAGTTGTGGTCGGCGGGCGCCGCGCGCTACAAGTTTCTGATCGGGGCTCATGACGTCGACCTCAGCCGCTCGGATATGATCAGTGAGATCCGGCAGATCAATGCCGCACTCGAGAACGCGATCGCCCACGACATTGTCGATGAGCGGGGTGGCGCGGTTGCCCAACAGATCGACGCTGAACTCGGTGGGAGCGGTGCTCGTGATGCGGCAACGTTGATTTTCCTCTCCTCGTTGTCGCTGGCGGTCAATCCGGTCCTCGGGTTAGATCGATCGGAGATCTTCGGTTATCTGGCCGAACCGGGTCGTGACCTTACGCAGGTGCGAGAGGCTCTGGATCGTCTCCAGCAGCGTGCCTGGTATCTCCACCCGACGGCAGCTGGGAAGCTGCTCTTCAAGAACGTCGAGAACCTGAACGCGAAACTCGAAAGTTACGCGAGGGGACTACGCGACGAACGCGAACTCGAGCTCCGGGACCGCCTCCGCGAGATGTTCGCGCCGAAGGTCGGCAACTGTTACCAGGTCGTGGAACCGTTGCCAGCGCTCGATCAGATTCAGCTGAGTCCGGAACGGGTGACGCTGATCGTCTTCCGACCACTGCCGACAGCTCTGGACGAGGTACGACGCTGGTGGGAAAACCAGCAATACAAGAACCGAGTCCTCTTCCTCACGGGAACGCCCTCCGGTTACGAGCGTGTGATCGAGCGCGCGGCCTATCTCCGAGCCATCCGGCAGATCCTGCAGGAGTTCAAGCAGCAGAATCTCCCGGAGACCGATCCGCAGTTCATCGAGGCGCTCAAGATTGCCGAGCGAGAGGAGAGCGCGTTCTACCTGGCTTGCCGCGAAACCTTTCAGATCCTCTACTACCCGCACCGGACCGGGCTCGTTCAGGTCGAGCTCGACCCGCGGTACGTCGCGAACCGTTACGAGGGAGAACAGCAAATCGTGGAAGCCCTCAAGGCGGTCGGAAAGTTCCGTGAGGATACTGGCCCGGACTCGGTGGGGTTCCGGCAGCTCCTCGAGAGCCGCCTGTGGCCGGAGGGGCAAAAGGAAGTGCTCTGGTCGGAGATCAAGCGGCGAGCGGCAACGGACGCCGGCTGGGTACTCCATCACCCGCGGGCGCTCGACCACCTCAAGGACGCGCTCGTCCAGCGAGACATCTGGCGCGATATCGGTGGGGGGTACATCCAGCGCGGGCCGTTCCCGAAGCCGAAAACGTCGGTACAGGTCCAACGTCTCTTCCGCGACCACAACACCGGCGAAGCCAACCTCCGCATCCAACCCTTGCACGGAGACACGATCTACTATAGTTTCGACGGCCCTCCCACCACGCAGTCGGCGAAGCTCGAGGGTAACCAGCTCACGACCCGGGCATTGCGCATCTGGTTCCTCGCCGTCGACTCGCGAGGGGAGCACGAGACCGGCGAGCCGGTGTGCTGGACGAACGACCTGGAAGTTAAGTATCGCTTCTACCAGCAGGGTGAGCAGCGGATGTGCGAACTCCGCGCTATCCCCGAAGGGGAGATCCGGTACACGCTCGACGGTTCCAGTCCTGAGCGCAGTGGGATCCGCTATGAGGGGCCGTTTCCGGTCCCGTCGAATACACGGACGATCCTGGCGCAAGCCGTCGCCGACGGGCTGCGCTCTCCTGTCCTCCAGATCGATGTGCCGATGGACCCGATTAGACCGACCGTCGATCCGCGCAAGCCAGCGCTCTGGCGGCGTCGTCACAAGCTGGACGACACGGGGGACACCTATCGCTTCCTCGAGTCGATCGAGCGGCACGGGGCGCGCTTGCGCGGTATCACTGCGACCGTTGCCCGGGAACAGCGCTGGGCCCAGCTGAGCGCTGACCCGCAGACCGAGTTCACCGCGTCCCAGATACGAGAGATGTTGGAAGCGTTGCGCCAGTATATCCCGAGCGGACTGGTCACGCTGGATGCCGAGCAGGTCTGGACCGAGACGGGACAACAGCTGCTCGATCTCGTCGCCGACTTACGGACCGAGCTCCGGTCGGAGGAGGTCCAGCAGTGA
- a CDS encoding DUF3780 domain-containing protein, which produces MTRRRQIYDFGFDPSQGGHHFELSDEGESVTLVEWFAWNGSDRGEEEPLLPAPEPKVHLDRYRWSRIAAAVADEFNVRLRRAGLRPATWKTRTLLAPHFGKELALLMWAVEDVDPSLIPNVIANWRGFAPEERWWLYTTINATAGHPEHGKDRGWRKAIRIALAENPTEGTPSSALRELAPLLEAQERRSRRERRRPEQPRLPLGES; this is translated from the coding sequence GTGACGCGCCGACGACAGATCTACGATTTCGGCTTCGATCCGAGCCAGGGCGGTCATCACTTCGAGCTGAGCGACGAAGGTGAGTCGGTGACGCTCGTCGAGTGGTTCGCCTGGAACGGGTCTGACCGAGGGGAAGAGGAGCCGCTGCTCCCTGCCCCGGAGCCGAAGGTGCATCTGGACCGCTATCGCTGGTCGCGGATCGCGGCTGCGGTGGCCGACGAGTTCAATGTTCGTCTCCGGCGAGCTGGACTGCGCCCGGCTACCTGGAAGACGCGGACGCTGCTCGCACCGCACTTCGGGAAAGAGCTGGCCTTGTTGATGTGGGCGGTCGAGGACGTCGACCCGTCGCTCATCCCCAATGTCATCGCGAACTGGCGCGGCTTCGCCCCGGAGGAGCGCTGGTGGCTCTACACGACGATCAACGCGACGGCCGGGCACCCGGAGCACGGGAAAGACCGCGGCTGGCGCAAGGCGATCCGGATCGCACTCGCCGAAAACCCGACCGAGGGGACGCCGTCCTCGGCGCTGCGCGAGCTGGCACCGCTGCTCGAGGCGCAGGAGCGCCGGAGTCGCCGGGAGCGGCGGCGCCCCGAACAGCCGCGCCTGCCGCTCGGTGAATCGTGA